One Spinacia oleracea cultivar Varoflay chromosome 4, BTI_SOV_V1, whole genome shotgun sequence DNA segment encodes these proteins:
- the LOC110801897 gene encoding uncharacterized protein, which produces MDRSWISRKRNTPEFRQGVEEFIQFALKHKKEGGKICCPCRNCGNITTVSTESQLRDHIFWNGFSKNYTEWIWHGEGISGKTNNNYEDPVENLSNDHLSYENDELDDFVHDTEDNLEERSHVLDSFLSDAEKPLHEGCTKYTKLSSVLSLFQIKAEGGWTDKSFTKLMEKLKDMFPENNELASSTYHTKKMLCPMGLDAERIHACPNNCVLYRKEYNELQECPRCGESRYKVSDNGDATNEPAKVLWYLPIVPRLKRLFANAKDAENLTWHADKRTKDEMIRHVADSPQWKHIDDQFEEFGRESRNLRLGLCTDGINPFGNMSSQHSTWPVSLVIYNLPPWLTMKRKYIMLSLLISGPKQPGNDIDVYLAPLIEDLKMLWDEGVPVFDAYRQETFTLRAMIYCTINDFPAYGNLFGHVTKGYKACPICENDTKAIHLEKCNKQVYMSTRVFLPRSHPYRKLRKAFDGKPEHRSAPIPLTGKQVYEQVKDINCVFGKPYKATTGQACYKKMSIFWSLPYWEHLDVRHCIDVMHVEKNVFDSLIGTLLNIPGKTKDGKNARDDMVKLGIRPELEAVKKGKRDYLPPACYTLSKKEKRVLCRSLHGVKVPHGYSSNIQRLVSMKDLKLIGLKSHDCHTLMQEILPIAIRVIDPGKLDSLQAQVVVTLCELEMYFPPSFFDIMVHLVVHLVREVKLCGPVYLRYMYPFERNMGDLKGYVRNRSRPEGSIIEGYLSDEVLGYCTEHLAELEMVGLPTPRHDEDRTQGKGTIGRRVITLSPEKLDQAYLYILQQSAEVHPYLEDHMETIRLENPGKGEKVIRDEHNRTFIKWFQKKVTDQLRHAPHDVTDVINMLAFGPNANVISYEGYDINGYCFYTKRKDSTSTMQNSGVSLVASGLHFASAKDNRPRHAKMSYYRVIEDIFELDFSEFRVPVFHCKWMEIGKGVKTDELGYTSVNFGKLGHHDEPFIMASQAKQVFYMSNPSEKSWSVVIQGKRHGVAVADLVPDETEFNEVDEIPTFAMYQNTPVSVDDLTGHYLRDDHNGGEWDTLK; this is translated from the exons ATGGACAGAAGTTGGATTTCACGAAAACGTAATACGCCTGAATTTCGTCAAGGGGTTGAGGAATTTATTCAATTTGCATTGAAACACAAAAAGGAGGGGGGTAAAATATGTTGCCCTTGTAGGAATTGTGGCAATATTACTACGGTCTCTACAGAAAGTCAATTACGAGATCATATATTTTGGAATGGGTTTTCTAAGAATTATACCGAATGGATATGGCATGGTGAAGGGATTTCAGGTAAGACAAACAATAACTATGAGGATCCTGTAGAGAATCTAAGTAACGATCATTTATCTTATGAAAATGATGAGTTAGATGATTTTGTGCATGATACGGAGGATAATTTAGAAGAGAGGTCGCATGTTCTTGATAGTTTTTTGAGTGATGCCGAAAAACCTTTGCATGAGGGTTGCACCAAGTATACTAAATTGTCTAGTGTGCTAAGTCTGTTCCAGATAAAAGCAGAAGGTGGGTGGACTGATAAAAGTTTTACAAAGTTGATGGAAAAACTAAAAGACATGTTCCCCGAGAACAATGAGCTTGCAAGTTCTACATACCATACTAAAAAAATGTTGTGTCCGATGGGTTTGGATGCAGAGAGGATACACGCTTGCcctaataattgtgtgttgtatcGAAAAGAGTACAATGAGTTGCAAGAATGTCCAAGATGTGGGGAATCTCGATATAAGGTGAGTGACAATGGTGATGCTACCAATGAACCTGCCAAGGTACTATGGTACCTGCCTATAGTTCCGAGATTGAAACGCTTGTTCGCTAATGCCAAAGATGCTGAAAATTTAACATGGCATGCTGACAAGCGCACAAAAGATGAAATGATTCGACATGTAGCCGATTCCCCACAGTGGAAACATATTGATGATCAATTCGAGGAATTTGGTCGTGAATCAAGGAATTTGAGGTTAGGATTATGTACAGATGGGATCAACCCGTTTGGTAACATGAGTAGCCAACATAGCACATGGCCTGTTTCGCTCGTGATATACAATTTGCCACCTTGGCTAACCATGAAGCGGAAGTACATTATGTTGTCATTGTTGATATCAGGGCCTAAGCAACCTGggaatgacatagatgtgtacttAGCACCACTAATTGAAGACTTAAAAATGTTGTGGGATGAAGGTGTGCCTGTGTTTGATGCATATCGACAAGAGACTTTTACATTGCGTGCCATGATATATTGCACAATTAATGATTTTCCTGCATATGGGAATTTATTCGGTCACGTCACAAAGGGTTATAAAGCATGCCCTATTTGTGAAAATGATACAAAAGCAATTCATTTAGAGAAATGTAATAAGCAGGTATACATGAGCACTAGGGTGTTTTTGCCTCGTAGTCATCCCTATCGCAAACTTCGAAAGGCATTTGATGGAAAACCTGAGCATAGATCTGCCCCTATTCCTCTAACAGGGAAGCAAGTCTATGAACAGGTTAAGGACATCAATTGTGTATTTGGAAAACCATACAAAGCTACGACTGGCCAAGCTTGTTACAAAAAGATGTCTATATTTTGGAGCCTTCCATACTGGGAACATTTGGATGTAAGACATTGTATTGACGTGATGCATGTTGAGAAGAACGTATTTGATAGTCTTATTGGCACGCTTCTAAACATACCAGGTAAAACAAAGGATGGAAAAAATGCAAGggatgacatggttaaattggGAATTCGACCGGAGTTGGAAGCTGTAAAGAAGGGAAAACGCGATTATTTACCTCCAGCTTGTTACACTTTAtctaaaaaggagaaaaggGTCTTATGTCGGTCCTTACATGGCGTGAAGGTTCCTCACGGGTATTCCTCCAATATCCAGAGGCTTGTTTCGATGAAAGACTTGAAATTAATAGGCTTGAAATCCCATGACTGTCACACTTTAATGCAAGAGATTTTGCCGATTGCAATCAG GGTAATTGATCCTGGGAAGTTGGATTCATTGCAAGCGCAAGTAGTTGTCACTTTATGTGAACTTGAGATGTATTTTCCGCCTTCTTTTTTCGACATTATGGTGCATCTAGTAGTTCATTTGGTGAGAGAAGTTAAATTATGTGGCCCAGTTTACCTTAGGTACATGTATCCATTTGAGCGCAATATGGGTGATCTAAAAGGCTATGTGAGGAATCGATCCCGACCTGAAGGTAGCATAATTGAGGGTTACTTGAGTGATGAGGTCCTCGGATATTGTACCGAGCATTTGGCAGAGCTTGAAATGGTTGGGCTCCCTACGCCTCGCCATGATGAAGATAGAACACAAGGAAAGGGCACAATTGGGCGTCGAGTCATCACCCTTAGCCCTGAAAAACTAGATCAAGCGTACTTATACATATTACAACAAAGTGCGGAGGTGCATCCTTATTTGGAAGATCATATGGAGACTATCAGATTGGAAAATCCTGGAAAAGGTGAAAAGGTTATAAGAGATGAACACAACCGCACATTCATTAAGTGGTTTCAAAAGAAGGTGACTGACCAGTTACGACATGCACCACATGATGTCACTGATGTCATTAATATGTTAGCATTCGGCCCAAACGCTAACGTTATATCCTATGAGGGGTATGATATAAATGGGTATTGCTTCTACACCAAGAGAAAGGATAGTACTAGTACCATGCAGAACAGCGGTGTTTCTTTAGTAGCGTCCGGTCTGCATTTTGCGAGTGCCAAGGACAATAGACCACGACATGCGAAGATGTCATACTACAGAGTAATTGAAGACATATTCGAACTTGATTTCAGTGAGTTTAGAGTTCCTGTGTTTCATTGCAAGTGGATGGAAATAGGCAAAGGGGTTAAAACGGATGAATTAGGATATACATCAGTAAATTTTGGTAAATTGGGTCACCATGATGAGCCATTTATAATGGCATCACAGGCAAAACAAGTATTTTACATGAGCAATCCATCTGAAAAATCATGGTCGGTAGTTATTCAAGGAAAGAGACATGGTGTTGCGGTTGCTGACCTTGTGCCTGACGAGACAGAATTTAATGAAGTTGATGAGATTCCTACTTTTGCAATGTATCAAAATACACCAGTTAGTGTAGACGACTTAACTGGACATTATTTGCGTGATGATCATAATGGAGGCGAATGGGATACACTGAAATGA
- the LOC110801894 gene encoding uncharacterized protein gives MASGEDHPPSQGDTQEKTKKSASHKRRGPTTAKYIMEDDDGPYALQWSDDGSAIGEFMNRYIAYTGSITRSKVKIHITHWSMVDEEIKERLWVCIKKLFLCDDNKKEFVLRNCNKRWKDFKTRLTSAYFNKCTKNEVDNPPWKEYAGIDEEDWKVFKEQRESDEFKVTSERNRAKQANNLYPHHLGRGGYGKLEERFVQEQLKKAMLSGASSSKGVESGETPVVTPRPRYERWMDGRKDKNGNIPNEKTKLVVEKLNELREKEKSGEFVSHGSHDILTEALGNPEHGGHVRGVGGKATLTSVFKRKRRCNQTEGMLTIKQVEEITNFLTEQVREQTRAEMRVVTLDVLKSCGIQVPKDLEVNMVDVPTRSSCQSVDPDPFANGSKVLISLPSFAFRTVFARK, from the exons atggcTTCCGGAGAAGATCATCCTCCTTCTCAGGGGGATACACAGGAGAAGACGAAGAAAAGCGCAAGTCACAAAAGGAGAGGGCCTACAACGGCGAAGTATATCATGGAAGATGATGATGGACCATATGCTCTTCAGTGGAGTGACGATGGTTCTGCTATTGGAGAATTCATGAATAGGTACATAGCCTATACTGGGTCAATTACTCGTTCAAAGGTCAAGATTCACATTACACACTGGAGCATGGTTGATGAGGAAATAAAGGAAAGATTATGGGTTTGTATCAAG AAATTATTCTTGTGTGATGACAACAAGAAAGAATTTGTGCTGAGGAATTGCAATAAAAGGTGGAAGGATTTCAAGACCAGATTGACGAGCGCGTATTTCAATAAATGCACAAAAAATGAAGTGGACAACCCACCATGGAAGGAATATGCAGGCATTGATGAGGAAGATTGGAAAGTCTTTAAAGAGCAACGTGAATCAGATGAATTCAAG GTTACCAGTGAAAGAAATCGAGCTAAACAAGCCAATAATTTGTATCCCCATCACTTGGGTCGCGGTGGATATGGAAAACTAGAAGAACGGTTTGTCCAAGAGCAACTGAAAAAGGCCATGTTGTCTGGTGCATCTTCTTCAAAGGGTGTTGAATCAGGTGAAACACCTGTAGTAACTCCAAGACCTCGTTATGAAAGGTGGATGGATGGAAGAAAGGACAAGAACGGGAATATCCCTAATGAGAAAACGAAATTGGTTGTAGAGAAGCTC AATGAGCTAAGGGAAAAGGAAAAATCAGGGGAGTTTGTTTCTCATGGAAGCCATGACATTTTAACTGAAGCGCTTGGAAATCCTGAGCATGGAGGCCATGTAAGGGGAGTGGGCGGAAAAGCAACGCTTACATCAGTTTTTAAAAGAAAGAGGCGTTGTAATCAAACAGAGGGTATGCTTACAATTAAACAAGTGGAAGAAATTACAAATTTCCTCACTGAACAAGTAAGGGAGCAGACAAGGGCTGAAATGAGAGTTGTTACCCTTGATGTCTTGAAATCTTGTGGTATACAAGTACCTAAAGATTTGGAGGTTAATATGGTTGATGTTCCCACTCGTAGTAGTTGTCAGTCTGTTGATCCCGATCCTTTCGCGAATGGCTCTAAGGTTCTTATCTCCCTACCATCATTTGCTTTTCGTACTGTTTTTGCAAGAAAGTAA
- the LOC110777819 gene encoding uncharacterized protein, whose protein sequence is MADGSLENLHTKGSLSVAYRTLMNMDKGSRKTKLTWKVVKCPRSQQVGLVESGYYVLKYMDQIVSLVLKKERDFQKVINVSNFLTLNLHLLNCLSVLASILIYLCIWFCLCSISLWRHILKKLSMMFVKDGVDFSLIIFYS, encoded by the exons ATGGCTGATGGGTCGTTAGAGAATTTGCATACCAAAGGCTCCTTGTCTGT CGCATATAGGACTTTAATGAACATGGACAAAGGATCTCGGAAAACGAAGCTAACGTGGAAGGTGGTTAAG TGTCCTCGTTCTCAACAAGTTGGGCTAGTTGAGTCCGGCTATTATGTCTTGAAGTATATGGATCAAATAGTATCTCTTGTATTGAAAAAGGAACGTGATTTTCAAAAGGTAATTAACGTATCAAATTTTTTAACTTTAAATTTGCACTTGCTTAATTGTTTGAGTGTACTTGCGTCGATTCTAATATATCTATGCATTTGGTTTTGTTTATGTAGCATTTCACTCTGGAGGCATATACTCAAGAAATTATCGATGATGTTCGTGAAAGATGGTGTAGATTTTTCATTGATAATTTTTTATAgttaa
- the LOC110803634 gene encoding protein FAR1-RELATED SEQUENCE 5-like has translation MEVPTVVLTIESTEPAKEGPANPTRVSTVPTIVPMESTTEPMEHRTVPTAPTPVSTVPTEQPTPVEYIRSPRAETYLTQDGTREWIPYCVEDKKPREGMVFKTLEKAIEFYKEYAVICGFDVRSSTVYKNSKGIVQKYYLCSREGILESEGNYDEKGKRRRKRNSKRVGCKARIIWNLINEDGEYKVTKFFEPHNHCLASPTSMPYLRSSRKMTMVHKNFVNNNTRMNIGPTKSFRLFKENVGSYDNVGATMKDFMNFHRDLKEHIKGDDAKMLIENFIRKRDVFNGFYFDYALDEHDHVSHLFWADATSRKNYSLFGEMISFDCTYDSNTYSMVLAPFTGVDHHKSCIKFGVGLLSKEDAQSFEWLFRTFLNAMGNCEPRYLITDQDPAMKVAINEVFVNTRHRLCLWHIMKKVPEKVGPELKQDEDFLKLLNECVWDMEQESEEFEATWNSLMVQYNLVENGWFQHMFSIREHWIPCYFRDLRLGGILRTTSRSESENSFFNNFTNPHVTLVEFCMRFESAMDAQRHKQDKLNTESIHSVPQFITPLPLEKHAAEVYTRKFFYMFQDEVYKACFRCGISSIRMEENIEIAQVMDHSRQKTSKIGGFM, from the exons ATGGaag TTCCTACTGTAGTTCTTACAATAGAGTCTACAGAGCCTGCAAAGGAGGGGCCTGCAAATCCTACAAGAGTATCTACAGTGCCTACGATAGTCCCTATGGAGTCTACAACAGAACCTATGGAGCATAGAACAGTACCTACGGCGCCTACACCAGTCTCTACAGTGCCTACAGAACAACCTACACCAGTCGAATATATTCGAAGTCCTAGAGCAGAAACATATCTGACTCAAGATGGAACTAGGGAATGGATTCCATATTGTGTTGAAGATAAGAAACCACGTGAAGGAATGGTATTCAAAACTTTAGAAAAGGCTATCGAATTTTATAAGGAGTATGCTGTAATATGTGGTTTTGACGTTCGTTCATCTACGGTATACAAGAATAGCAAAGGTATCGTTCAAAAGTATTATCTTTGTAGTAGAGAAGGTATCTTAGAATCCGAAGGTAATTATGATGAAAAAGGGAAGCGACGCCGTAAAAGAAACTCAAAGAGAGTTggttgcaaggctagaatcatttgGAATCTTATCAATGAAGATGGAGAATACAAAGTTACCAAATTTTTTGAGCCTCATAACCATTGCCTAGCCTCTCCTACATCCATGCCATATTTGAGAAGTTCAAGGAAAATGACGATGGTTCACAAGAATTTTGTGAATAATAATACAAGAATGAACATTGGACCAACGAAATCTTTTCGGCTATTTAAGGAAAATGTAGGTAGTTACGACAATGTTGGAGCCACAATGAAAGACTTTATGAACTTTCATAGAGATTTGAAGGAGCACATCAAGGGTGATGATGCTAAGATGTTAATTGAGAATTTTATACGAAAAAGAGATGTTTTCAATGGGTTCTACTTTGATTATGCCCTAGATGAACATGATCATGTTTCCCATCTGTTTTGGGCGGATGCAACTAGCCGTAAAAATTATTCATTGTTTGGAGAGATGATATCCTTTGATTGCACCTACGACTCCAACACATACTCAATGGTTTTAGCTCCTTTCACCGGAGTAGACCATCACAAGTCTTGCATAAAATTTGGGGTTGGTTTACTTTCTAAAGAAGATGCTCAATCATTTGAATGGCTTTTTAGGACTTTCCTTAATGCTATGGGAAATTGTGAGCCTAGATATTTGATAACCGATCAAGATCCGGCAATGAAAGTTGCCATAAATGAGGTGTTTGTTAACACTCGCCACCGACTTTGTTTGTGGCATATAATGAAAAAAGTTCCTGAAAAAGTAGGCCCTGAGCTCAAACAAGATGAAGATTTTCTTAAGTTGTTAAATGAGTGTGTGTGGGACATGGAACAAGAATCCGAGGAATTTGAAGCTACTTGGAACTCGCTTATGGTTCAATATAACCTTGTGGAGAATGGTTGGTTCCAACATATGTTTTCAATAAGAGAACATTGGATACCATGCTACTTTAGAGATCTCAG GTTAGGAGGCATTTTAAGAACTACCTCTAGATCAGAAAGTGAGAATAGTTTTTTCAATAATTTCACCAATCCGCATGTGACACTTGTAGAATTCTGCATGCGTTTTGAAAGTGCAATGGATGCACAAAGGCACAAGCAAGATAAGCTAAATACAGAATCCATTCACTCTGTTCCTCAATTTATAACTCCATTGCCTTTGGAGAAACATGCAGCTGAGGTGTATACCAGAAAATTTTTCTACATGTTCCAGGATGAGGTGTACAAGGCTTGTTTCAGATGTGGGATTAGTTCTATTAGAATGGAAGAAAATATTGAAATCGCACAAGTCATGGACCATTCTCGACAGAAAACAAGTAAG ATTGGGGGTTTTATGTAA